The Arachis hypogaea cultivar Tifrunner chromosome 14, arahy.Tifrunner.gnm2.J5K5, whole genome shotgun sequence genome has a segment encoding these proteins:
- the LOC112740843 gene encoding protein argonaute 4 produces the protein MDSSELDGNGNEASLPPPPPVVPPDVVPVKAEDALAEPVKKKVSRLPIARRGLGSKGMKIALQTNHFKVNVTNNDGNFFHYSVAFAYEDGRPVEGKGFGRRIMDRVHETYASELNGKDFAYDGEKSLFTIGSLPSNKLEFEVVLEDVVSNRNNGNCSPDGHGDNESDKKRMRRPYRAKKFKVEISYAAKIPMQAIANALRGQESENFQEAIRVLDIILRQHAAKQGCLLVRQSFFHNDPRNFAEVGGGVLGCRGFHSSFRTTQSGLSLNIDVTTTMTIQPGPVVDFLIANQNVRDPFQLDWAKAKRTLKNLRIKVSPSNQEYKITGLSELPCRDQTFSLKKGGRDGDDGTEEVTVYDYFVNTRRIDLRYSAELPCINVGKPKRPTYFPIELCELVSLQRYTKSLSTLQRASLVEKSRQKPPERMRVLSDALKTSNYGSEPMLQNCGISISTGFTQVDGRVLPSPRLKLGNGEDLNPRNGRWNFSNKSFVQPIKIERWAVVNFSARCDVRALVRDMIRVAGTKGISMEDPFDVFEESHQFRRSPPMVRVEKMFESIQSKLPGVPQFLLCLIPERKNCEIYGPWKKKNLTEYGIVSQCMCPLRVNDQFLTNVLMKINAKLGGLNTLLGVEHSPALPVVSKAPTLILGMDVSHGSPGQSDIPSIAAVVSSRQWPLISKYRACVRTQSAKVEMIDNLFKKVSDNEDEGIIRELLLDFYVSSAKRKPDNIIIFRDGVSESQFNQVLNKELDQIIEACKFLDEKWEPKFVVIVAQKNHHTRFFQSGSPDNVPPGTVVDNKICHPRNYDFYLCAHAGMIGTSRPTHYHVLHDEVGFSADELQELVHSLSYVYQRSTTSISVVAPICYAHLAATQVGHFLKFEDKSETSSSHGGLSAAGAVPVPQLPKLQDSVCNSMFFC, from the exons ATGGATTCATCTGAGCTGGATGGAAATGGTAACGAGGCATCCCTGCCACCACCACCCCCTGTTGTTCCACCTGATGTTGTCCCAGTTAAAGCAGAAGACGCACTTGCTGAACCTGTTAAGAAAAAGGTTTCTCGCCTTCCAATTGCCAGGCGTGGGCTGGGATCAAAAGGAATGAAGATAGCTCTTCAAACCAATCACTTCAAAGTTAATGTCACTAACAATGATGGAAATTTCTTCCATTATAGC GTTGCGTTTGCTTATGAAGATGGACGCCCTGTAGAAGGTAAGGGTTTCGGGAGAAGGATAATGGATAGGGTGCATGAGACGTATGCTTCTGAGTTAAATGGTAAGGACTTCGCATATGACGGGGAGAAAAGTCTGTTTACCATTGGTTCTCTTCCAAGCAACAAGCTTGAGTTTGAAGTTGTTCTGGAGGATGTTGTTTCGAATAG AAATAATGGTAACTGTAGCCCTGATGGTCATGGGGACAATGAAAGTGACAAAAAGAGGATGCGACGCCCGTATCGTGCGAAGAAATTTAAAGTAGAGATTAGCTATGCCGCCAAAATTCCAATGCAGGCCATTGCCAATGCCTTGCGTGGGCAGGAATCGGAGAATTTCCAAGAAGCCATCAGAGTGCTTGATATTATATTGAGGCAACATGCTGCTAAACA AGGTTGCCTCCTAGTTCGGCAATCCTTCTTCCACAATGATCCGAGGAATTTTGCTGAAGTTGGAGGTGGTGTGCTTGGCTGCAGAGGATTCCATTCAAGTTTCAGAACTACTCAGAGTGGCCTGTCTCTGAACATAG ATGTCACAACTACTATGACAATCCAGCCTGGACCTGTTGTGGACTTCCTAATTGCCAATCAAAATGTGCGAGATCCATTTCAGCTTGACTGGGCAAAG GCCAAAAGGACCCTAAAAAATCTGAGGATTAAAGTAAGCCCATCCAATCAAGAGTACAAAATTACAGGTCTCAGTGAACTCCCATGCCGAGATCAGAC GTTTTCTCTGAAGAAAGGTGGAAGGGATGGTGATGATGGTACTGAAGAAGTGACTGTTTATGATTATTTTGTCAATACTCGTAGGATAGATCTTCGATACTCTGCTGAGCTTCCTTGTATCAATGTTGGCAAGCCTAAACGACCGACATACTTCCCCATTGAG CTTTGTGAATTGGTGTCCTTGCAACGTTATACAAAATCGCTGTCCACGCTTCAAAGGGCTTCATTGGTAGAGAAGTCCAGGCAGAAGCCACCAGAGAGGATGAGGGTTTTATCTGAT GCACTAAAAACCAGCAACTATGGTTCTGAACCTATGCTTCAAAATTGTGGAATTTCTATAAGCACTGGCTTTACTCAAGTGGATGGTCGTGTTCTGCCTTCACCAAGG TTGAAGCTTGGCAATGGTGAGGACTTAAATCCAAGGAATGGGAGATGGAATTTTAGTAATAAG AGTTTTGTGCAGCCAATAAAGATAGAACGGTGGGCTGTAGTTAACTTTTCTGCACGATGTGATGTAAGAGCTCTTGTGAGGGATATGATTAGAGTTGCAGGAACGAAAGGAATT TCAATGGAAGATCCATTTGATGTGTTTGAAGAGAGTCATCAGTTTAGGCGTTCCCCACCAATGGTTAGAGTGGAGAAGATGTTTGAAAGCATCCAGTCTAAACTTCCTGGAGTTCCTCAGTTCCTTCTATGTCTAATTCCCGAGAGGAAAAACTGTGAAATTTATG GtccatggaaaaagaaaaatcttaCTGAGTATGGAATTGTTAGCCAGTGCATGTGTCCTTTAAGGGTCAATGACCAGTTTCTGACTAACGTTTTGATGAAGATAAATGCCAAG CTTGGTGGATTGAATACATTATTAGGCGTTGAACACTCTCCAGCTCTTCCAGTCGTTTCAAAAGCACCCACACTTATCCTGGGCATGGATGTTTCGCATGGCTCACCAGGGCAATCTGATATTCCTTCAATTGCAGCG GTGGTCAGCTCTAGACAATGGCCTCTTATATCGAAGTATAGGGCCTGTGTTCGTACCCAGTCTGCAAAGGTTGAAATGATAGATAACCTGTTCAAGAAAGTATCTGACAATGAGGATGAAGGAATTATAAG GGAACTTCTACTTGATTTCTATGTTAGTTCTGCGAAGAGAAAGCCAGACAATATAATTATTTTCAG GGATGGTGTTAGTGAATCACAGTTCAATCAAGTTTTGAACAAAGAGCTTGATCAAATCATTGAG GCATGTAAATTCCTTGATGAAAAGTGGGAGCCCAAGTTTGTGGTTATAGTTGCTCAGAAGAACCACCACACAAGATTCTTCCAGTCTGGTTCTCCTGACAATGTCCCACCTG GAACTGTTGTTGACAACAAAATTTGTCATCCAAGAAACTATGATTTCTACCTATGTGCACATGCCGGAATGATA GGCACTAGCAGGCCTACACACTACCATGTTCTTCATGATGAGGTTGGCTTTAGTGCTGATGAGCTACAGGAGCTTGTACATTCTCTGTCATATGT GTATCAGAGGAGCACCACTTCCATTTCTGTTG TTGCTCCAATATGCTACGCACACTTGGCTGCAACCCAGGTGGGGCACTTCCTCAAATTTGAAGACAAATCTGAGACATCTTCAAGTCATGGTGGACTGAGTGCTGCTGGAGCTGTCCCTGTCCCGCAGTTGCCGAAATTGCAGGACAGTGTTTGCAACTCAATGTTCTTCTGCTGA